Within the Pseudonocardia alni genome, the region CCGTGGGTCGAGGCCGGCTACACCCGGGACTGGGCCGGTGCGGTCGCCGCGCGCCTCGCCGGGATGTCCGACCGGCCCGCCCGGCTGGAGTCCTACGTCGAGGGCTACACCCCGACCCGCCGCGGGATCGTCGCGCTCGCCCCGTGGGAGCCGCGCACCGTCGTCCTCGGCGGGTTCTCCGGGCAGGGCTTCAAGTACGCCCCGGCCGTCGGCGAGCTCGTCGCCGACCTGGTGCGGACCGGCCGGTCCGGGTCGCCGGCGTTCACCCCGGCGCTCGCGGCCGGGGGCTGAGCGGCCCGCTTCCCCGGATCCGCCCCGGGGTGCGATCGTGGGTGCCGTGCGAGCGCAGCTGATCTCCCGTGCCGACCTCGACTTCCTGCTCCACGACTGGCTGCGGGTGGTCGAGCTCTGCGACCGCGAGCGCTACGCCGAGCACGACCGCGACACCATCGACGCCGTCGTCGACCTCGCCGCACAGGTCGCGACCGAGCACTTCGCGCCGCACCGCAAGGTCTCCGACACCCGCGAGCCCGAGTTCGACGGCGAGCGCGTCACGCTCCCCGACGAGGTCCGCGCCGCGCTGAAGATGCTGGGCGACACCGGGATCGTCGGCGCCGGGCTCGACGAGCGGGTCGGCGGGATGCAGCTGCCCGCCGTCGTCGTCCAGGCGTGTTTCGTGTGGCTGCACGCCGGCAACGTCGCCACCGCCGCCTACCCGATGCTCACCGTCGCCGCGGCCAACCTGCTGCTCGCCCACGGCAGCTCCGAGCAGGTGCAGACGTGGGTGCGCCCGATGGTGGAGGGCCGCTACTTCGGCACGATGTGCCTGTCCGAGCCGCAGGCCGGGTCGTCGCTGGCCGACGTCACCACCCGGGCCGAGCCGCGCGACGACGGCACGCACCGGCTCACCGGCACCAAGATGTGGATCTCCGGCGGCGAGCACGAGCTGGGGGAGAACATCGTCCACCTCGTGCTGGCGAAGATCCCCGGCGGACCGGCCGGGGTGAAGGGCATCTCGCTGTTCGTGGTGCCCCGGGTGCTGGAGAACGGCGAACGCAACGACATCGCCCTCGCCGGGCTCAACCACAAGATGGGCTACCGCGGCACCGTCAACACGGTGCTGAACTTCGGCGAGGGCCGCGCGACCCCGGGCGGGGAGGCGGGCGCCGTCGGGTACCTGGTGGGGGAGCCGCACACCGGTCTCGCCCAGATGTTCCACATGATGAACGAGGCCCGGGTCGGGGTCGGGGCGGGTGCCACCGCACTCGGCTACGCCGGCTACCTGCTGGCCCTCGACCACGCCCGTACGCGCACCCAGGGCCGCCCGGCCGGGGCGAAGGACCCGGCGAGCCCGCAGGTGCCGATCGTCGCCCACACCGACGTGCGCCGGATGCTGCTCGCGAGCAAGTCCTACGTGGAGGGTGCGCTCGCGCTGAACCTGTACTGCGGGCGGCTCCTCGACGAGGAGCGCACGGCGGGGACCGACGAGGAACGCCGCCGGGCGCACCTGCTGCTGGAGGTGCTGACCCGGGTCGCGAAGAGCTGGCCGTCGCAGTGGTGCCTGCACGCCAACGACCTCGCCATCCAGATCCACGGCGGCTACGGCTACACCCGCGACCACGACGTCGAGCAGCTCTACCGCGACAACCGGCTCAACCCGATCCACGAGGGCACCCACGGCATCCAGGGCCTGGACCTGCTGGGCCGCAAGGTCGTGATGCAGGGCGGCGCCGGGCTGACGCTGCTGCGGGAGACGATCGGGCAGACCGTGGAGCGCGGACGCGCGGTCGGCGGGGAACTCGCCGCGCACGCCGACGCCGTCGCGGCGGCCGTGGACCGGGTCGTCGAGGTGACCGGGATCGTGCACGGCCAGGACGACCCGGCGCTGGCGGTCGCACACTCCTCGGTCTACCTGGAGGCCGCCGGGCACGTCGTGCTCGCCTGGATCTGGCTGGAGCAGGCGCTCGCCGCCGAGGGCCGCGACGGCGACCTCTACGAGGGCAAGCGTGCCGCGGCCCGCTACTTCGTGCGCCACGAGCTGCCCCGCACCGGC harbors:
- a CDS encoding acyl-CoA dehydrogenase; this translates as MRAQLISRADLDFLLHDWLRVVELCDRERYAEHDRDTIDAVVDLAAQVATEHFAPHRKVSDTREPEFDGERVTLPDEVRAALKMLGDTGIVGAGLDERVGGMQLPAVVVQACFVWLHAGNVATAAYPMLTVAAANLLLAHGSSEQVQTWVRPMVEGRYFGTMCLSEPQAGSSLADVTTRAEPRDDGTHRLTGTKMWISGGEHELGENIVHLVLAKIPGGPAGVKGISLFVVPRVLENGERNDIALAGLNHKMGYRGTVNTVLNFGEGRATPGGEAGAVGYLVGEPHTGLAQMFHMMNEARVGVGAGATALGYAGYLLALDHARTRTQGRPAGAKDPASPQVPIVAHTDVRRMLLASKSYVEGALALNLYCGRLLDEERTAGTDEERRRAHLLLEVLTRVAKSWPSQWCLHANDLAIQIHGGYGYTRDHDVEQLYRDNRLNPIHEGTHGIQGLDLLGRKVVMQGGAGLTLLRETIGQTVERGRAVGGELAAHADAVAAAVDRVVEVTGIVHGQDDPALAVAHSSVYLEAAGHVVLAWIWLEQALAAEGRDGDLYEGKRAAARYFVRHELPRTGPQLDLLASLDRTTLDVRDAWL